A single Glycine soja cultivar W05 chromosome 14, ASM419377v2, whole genome shotgun sequence DNA region contains:
- the LOC114383937 gene encoding protein MAIN-LIKE 2-like: MTGIVDAVDAEGVATDGSEGSPAVDEGFLGGLRDPLVLIGFAEHVAHSIWSGEERPKQKLVSHGRKVDKFGRPAPEIEGMIAATGLSPLIRCSVITTDLGLISSFVKRWHRETRTLHLPIGEMTITLDDVASLLHLPITSALHTFEPLVTSDMVMLLTELLEVSLEEARAETR, encoded by the exons ATGACTGGCATTGTCGATGCTGTGGACGCAGAGGGAGTGGCTACTGATGGTAGTGAGGGTTCACCTGCTGTTGATGAGGGATTTCTTGGTGGGCTACGCGACCCATTGGTTTTGATTGGTTTTGCCGAGCACGTGGCACATAGCATCTGGAGTGGAGAG GAACGACCTAAGCAGAAGTTGGTCTCTCACGGTAGAAAAGTAGATAAATTTGGAAGACCAGCGCCTGAGATAGAAGGCATGATTGCGGCCACCGGATTGAGTCCATTGATTAGGTGTTCGGTAATCACCACTGATCTTGGACTTATATCCTCCTTCGTCAAGAGGTGGCATAGGGAGACCAGAACCTTACACTTGCCAATAGGAGAGATGACGATCACTCTGGATGACGTGGCGTCACTCCTACACCTTCCTATCACTAGCGCACTACATACCTTTGAGCCGCTGGTTACTTCCGATATGGTCATGCTGTTAACGGAGCTGCTTGAGGTCAGCCTCGAGGAGGCTAGAGCTGAGACCCGTTAG
- the LOC114383938 gene encoding serine/threonine-protein phosphatase 7 long form homolog — MHLEAFRDLAQAGGFSWGATTLVHLYDHLNEASQTPTRQMAGYMTLFQICEYFPMVHQCVVDDAYVEASPRASRWLTSKAHMTGIKGAPYRVRIEALTVTDAYWMPYAEHRGVKGFDLISFYTGQLIWGQIVVYVRPEWVLRQFGYIQTVPLPPVRDSLTGPDIDDRWLHFSDHLVPAGEICVVFDLPMHSVVDCQGCQVIVEDLELVINLKMVTEGTELYDIMARCLRIARGNAADGSLRSRQRRRIE, encoded by the exons ATGCACCTGGAGGCTTTCAGGGACCTGGCACAGGCAGGGGGATTCTCTTGGGGAGCGACAACATTGGTGCACTTGTACGACCATCTGAATGAAGCGTCGCAGACCCCTACACGACAGATGGCCGGTTACATGACATTATTTCAG ATATGCGAGTACTTTCCGATGGTGCATCAGTGCGTCGTTGATGATGCTTATGTTGAGGCTAGCCCACGTGCCTCCAGGTGGCTTACAAGTAAGGCTCATATGACAGGGATCAAGGGAGCCCCATACCGGGTACGTATAGAAGCCCTGACTGTCACGGACGCCTATTGGATGCCCTATGCAGAGCACCGGGGAGTTAAGGGCTTCGACCTGATCTCATTCTACACGGGCCAACTCATATGGGGTCAGATAGTTGTCTATGTTCGACCAGAGTGGGTGCTTCGACAGTTCGGGTACATTCAGACCGTCCCTCTACCGCCTGTTCGTGATTCGTTGACGGGTCCTGATATAGATGACCGGTGGCTGCACTTTTCAGACCATCTAGTGCCCGCGGGGGAGATCTGTGTAGTTTTCGATCTCCCTATGCATTCAGTG GTTGACTGCCAAGGATGTCAAGTGATCGTTGAGGATTTGGAGCTGGTCATCAACCTCAAGATGGTCACTGAAGGCACTGAGTTATATGACATCATGGCTCGTTGCCTCAGGATCGCTAGAGGTAACGCCGCAGATGGAAGTCTTAGGTCACGACAAAGACGGCGCATAGAATAG